The following coding sequences lie in one Desmodus rotundus isolate HL8 chromosome 1, HLdesRot8A.1, whole genome shotgun sequence genomic window:
- the TNRC6A gene encoding trinucleotide repeat-containing gene 6A protein isoform X6, with translation MRELEAKATKDVERNLSRDLVQEEEQLMEEKKKKKDDKKKKEAAQKKATEQKIKVPEQIKPSVSQPQPANSNNGTSTATSTNNNAKRATANSQQQPQPPQQQPQQPQLQQPQPQPPQALPRYPREVPPRFRHQEHKQLLKRGQHFPVIAANLGSAVKVLSSQSESSALTNQQPQNNGEVQNSKNQSDTNHNNTCGSHYENSHRGPVSSRSDSSTNCQDAVVNDSPEKEAWPLVPGSNPELASECMDADSASISESERNITIMASGSTGGEKDGLRNSIGLGSQNKFVVGGGSSNSVGRGSSTGPWGFSHGVVTSTCQVSVDAPENKSESSNNRVSAWGTVSSSSNGGVNPSTLTSVSNHGAWPVLENSGLALKGPVGSGSSSINVQCSTIGQMSNNQSINSKVGGSSTHGTWGSLQETCESEVSGTQKISFSGQPQNITTEITGPNNTTNFMTSSLPNSGSVQNNELPSNTGAWRVSTMNHPQIQAPSVMNGTSLSHLSNGESKSAGSYGTTWGAYGSNYSGDKCSSPNGQANGDTVNATLMQPGINGPVGTNFQVNTNKGGGVWESGATNSQSLSWGSGNGANSGGSRRGWGTPAQNTGTNVPSVEWSKLPGNQHSSDSANGNGKKFTNGWNSTEEEDQGSATSQTNEQNSVWAKTGGTVDSEGSTESTGRLEEKVTGETQSRDRRKIDQHTLLQSIVNRTDLDPRVLSNSGWGQTPIKQNTAWDTEMSPRGERKTDNGTEAWGSSATQTFNSGACIDKTSPNSNDTSSASGWGDPKPALRWGDSKGSNCQGGWEDDSAATGMVKSNQWGNCKEEKSTWNDSQKNKQGWGDGQKPNQGWSVSASDNWGDTSRSDHWGEANKKSSSGGSDSDRSVSGWNELGKTSSFTWGNNINPNNSSGWDESSKPNSSQGWGDPPKVSQSLGWGDLAKPVSSPDWNKQPDIVGSWGVPSAPGKPSGTGWLGGPIPAPTKEEEPTGWEEPSPESIRRKMEIDDGTSAWGDPSKYNYKNVNMWNKNVPSGGSRSDQQAQVHQLLPSASAISTPETGGSSGWGEPWGEPSTPATTVDNGTSAWGKPIDSGPSWGEPIAVASNTSTWGSSSVGPQALSKSGPKSMQDGWCGEDMPLPGNRPTGWEEEEDVEIGMWNSNSSQELNSSLNWPPYTKKMSSKGLSGKKRRRERGMMKGGNKQEEAWINPFVKQFSNISFSRDSPEENVQSNKMDLPGGMLQDKRMDIDKHSLNIGDYNRTVGKGPGSRPQISKESSMERSPYFDKDGIVADESQNLQFMSSQSMKLPPSNSALPNQALGSIAGLGMQNLNSVRQNGNPSMFGVGNTAAQPRGLQQPPAQPLSSSQPNLRAQVPPPLLSPQVPVSLLKYAPNNGGLNPLFGPQQVAVLNQLSQLNQLSQISQLQRLLAQQQRTQSQRSVPSGNRQQQDQQGRPLSVQQQMMQQSRQLDPNLLVKQQTPPSQQQSLHQPAMKSFLENVMPHPTPELQKGPSPINSFSNFPIGLNSNLNVNMDMNSIKEPQSRLRKWTTVDSISVNTSLDQNSSKHGAISSGFRLEESPFVPYDFMNSSTSPASPPGSVGDGWPRAKSPNGSSSVNWPPEFRPGEPWKGYPNIDPETDPYVTPGSVINNLSINTVREVDHLRDRNSGSSSSLNTTLPSTSAWSSIRASNYNVPLSSTAQSTSARNSDSKLTWSPGSVTNTSLAHELWKVPLPPKNITAPSRPPPGLTGQKPPLSTWDNSPLRVGGGWGNSDARYTPGSSWGESSSGRITNWLVLKNLTPQIDGSTLRTLCMQHGPLITFHLNLPHGNALVRYSSKEEVVKAQKSLHMCVLGNTTILAEFASEEEISRFFAQSQSLTPSPGWQSLGSSQSRLGSLDCSHSFSSRTDLNHWNGAGLAGTNCGDLHGTSLWGTPHYSTSLWGPPSSSDPRGMSSPSPINAFLSVDHLGGAGESM, from the exons aTACAAACCATAATAACACTTGTGGATCTCATTATGAAAATTCCCATCGGGGACCTGTGTCTTCTAGGAGTGACTCTAGCACAAACTGTCAGGATGCTGTTGTAAACGACTCCCCTGAAAAAGAAGCATGGCCCTTGGTCCCTGGCAGTAATCCAGAGTTGGCTTCAGAATGTATGGATGCTGATTCCGCCTCCATTTctgaatcagaaagaaacatCACTATCATGGCTTCAGGGAGCACAGGTGGTGAAAAAGATGGTCTTCGCAACAGTATTGGACTTGGCTCCCAAAACAAATTTGTGgttggtggtggcagcagcaatAGCGTGGGCCGTGGAAGCAGTACTGGGCCCTGGGGCTTCTCCCATGGAGTTGTAACAAGCACATGTCAGGTCTCTGTGGATGCTCCTGAAAACAAGTCAGAAAGTAGCAACAATAGAGTCAGTGCTTGGGGCACTGTAAGCTCTTCATCAAATGGAGGGGTAAATCCAAGCACTTTGACTTCAGTTAGCAACCATGGTGCCTGGCCAGTATTAGAGAACAGTGGACTTGCCCTAAAAGGGCCTGTAGGGAGTGGTAGCTCTAGCATCAATGTTCAGTGCAGTACCATAGGCCAGATGTCTAACAATCAGAGTATTAACTCTAAAGTGGGTGGCTCTTCTACCCATGGTACCTGGGGAAGCCTTCAGGAAACTTGTGAATCTGAAGTAAGTGGTACACAGAAGATTTCATTCAGTGGTCAGCCTCAGAATATCACCACTGAAATAACTGGACCAAATAACACTACTAACTTTATGACCTCTAGTTTACCAAACTCTGGTTCAGTACAGAATAATGAACTGCCTAGTAACACGGGGGCCTGGCGTGTGAGCACAATGAATCATCCTCAGATACAGGCCCCATCGGTTATGAATGGCACTTCCCTTTCTCACCTTAGCAATGGAGAGTCAAAAAGTGCAGGCTCTTATGGTACTACATGGGGTGCCTATGGTTCTAACTACTCTGGAGACAAATGTTCAAGTCCTAACGGCCAAGCTAATGGTGACACTGTGAATGCAACTCTAATGCAGCCTGGCATAAATGGGCCTGTGGGCACTAACTTTCAAGTTAACACAAATAAAGGAGGAGGCGTATGGGAGTCTGGGGCCACAAATTCCCAGAGTCTATCCTGGGGAAGTGGAAATGGTGCAAACTCTGGAGGGAGTCGAAGAGGCTGGGGAACTCCTGCACAAAACACTGGCACTAATGTACCCAGCGTGGAGTGGAGCAAACTGCCTGGCAATCAGCATTCCAGTGACAGTGCAAATGGCAATGGTAAGAAGTTTACAAATGGATGGAATTCTACTGAGGAAGAGGATCAGGGTTCTGCCACATCTcagacaaatgagcaaaacagtgTGTGGGCCAAAACAGGAGGTACAGTGGACAGTGAAGGTAGTACCGAAAGCACTGGACGCCTCGAGGAAAAAGTCACTGGGGAGACTCAGAGTAGAGATAGAAGAAAAATTGATCAGCACACATTACTCCAAAGCATTGTTAACAGAACTGACTTAGATCCACGTGTCCTGTCCAATTCTGGTTGGGGACAGACTCCTATTAAGCAGAATACTGCCTGGGATACCGAGATGTCAcctagaggggaaagaaagactgACAATGGGACAGAGGCCTGGGGGAGCTCTGCAACACAGACTTTTAACTCAGGGGCATGTATAGACAAGACTAGCCCTAACAGTAATGATACCTCATCTGCATCGGGGTGGGGAGATCCCAAACCTGCTCTGAGGTGGGGAGATTCCAAAGGCTCAAACTgccaggggggatgggaagaTGATTCTGCTGCTACAGGAATGGTCAAGAGCAATCAGTGGGGGAATTGCAAAGAAGAAAAGTCCACATGGAATGATTCGCAAAAGAACAAACAAGGCTGGGGTGATGGACAAAAACCAAACCAAGGGTGGTCCGTTTCTGCCAGTGATAACTGGGGAGATACGTCAAGGAGTGACCATTGGGGTGAGGCTAACAAGAAGTCTAGCTCAGGAGGTAGTGACAGTGACAGGTCTGTTTCTGGGTGGAATGAACTTGGGAAAACTAGTTCTTTTACTTGGGGAAATAATATAAATCCAAATAATTCATCAGGATGGGATGAATCTTCTAAACCTAACTCTTCCCAGGGATGGGGAGATCCTCCGAAGGTTAGTCAGTCGCTGGGTTGGGGAGATTTGGCAAAGCCAGTTAGCTCTCCAGACTGGAACAAGCAACCAGACATTGTTGGGTCTTGGGGAGTCCCTTCAGCTCCAGGCAAACCCTCTGGTACAGGCTGGCTGGGGGGACCTATTCCAGCCCCAACAAAAGAAGAAGAACCCACAGGCTGGGAGGAACCATCCCCAGAGTCCATACGACGCAAAATGGAAATTGATGATGGAACCTCAGCTTGGGGAGATCCCAGCAAATACAACTACAAGAATGTGAACATGTGGAACAAAAATGTCCCAAGTGGTGGCAGCCGCTCAGACCAGCAAGCACAGGTGCACCAGCTGCTGCCATCTGCAAGTGCCATCTCAACCCCAGAGACAGGCGGTAGCTCTG GCTGGGGTGAGCCCTGGGGGGAGCCTTCTACTCCAGCCACAACTGTGGATAATGGTACTTCAGCATGGGGTAAACCCATAGACAGTGGTCCCAGCTGGGGGGAACCCATTGCTGTGGCATCCAACACATCCACGTGGGGCTCCAGCTCTGTTGGTCCACAAGCGTTAAGCAAATCTG GGCCAAAATCTATGCAAGATGGCTGGTGTGGTGAAGATATGCCATTGCCTGGAAATCGCCCCACTggctgggaagaggaagaggatgtggagaTTGGAATGTGGAATAGTAATTCTTCTCAAGAGCTTAACTCATCTTTAAATTGGCCACCATATACAAAGAAAATGTCATCGAAG GGTCTGAGTggcaaaaaaaggagaagggaaagg ggaATGATGAAGGgtggaaacaaacaagaagaagcATGGATAAATCCATTTGTTAAACAGTTTTCAAATATCAGTTTTTCG AGAGACTCACCAGAAGAAAATGTGCAGAGCAATAAGATGGACCTTCCTGGAG GAATGTTACAAGACAAACGAATGGACATAGATAAACATAGCCTAAATATTGGTGATTACAATCGAACGGTCGGGAAAGGCCCTGGTTCTCGGCCTCAGATTTCCAAAGAGTCTTCCATGGAGCGCAGTCCTTATTTTGATAAg GATGGCATTGTAGCAGATGAATCCCAAAACTTGCAGTTTATGTCCAGTCAGAGCATGAAGCTCCCCCCTTCAAATAGTGCACTACCTAACCAGGCCCTCGGCTCCATAGCAGGGCTGGGTATGCAAAACTTGAATTCTGTTAGACAG AATGGCAATCCCAGTATGTTTGGTGTTGGAAACACAGCAGCACAACCCCGGGGCCTGCAGCAGCCTCCAGCACAGCCTCTCAGTTCATCGCAGCCTAATCTCCGTGCTCAAGTGcctcctccattactctcccctcaG GTTCCAGTTTCGTTGCTGAAGTATGCACCAAACAACGGTGGCCTGAATCCGCTCTTTGGCCCTCAACAGGTAGCCGTGCTGAACCAGCTATCCCAACTAAACCAGCTTTCTCAGATCTCCCAGTTACAG CGGTTGTTAGCACAGCAGCAAAGGACGCAGAGTCAGAGAAGCGTGCCTTCTGGGAACCGGCAGCAGCAAGACCAGCAG gGTCGGCCTCTTAGTGTACAGCAGCAGATGATGCAACAGTCTCGTCAACTTGATCCAAACCTGTTGGTGAAGCAGCAGACACCGCCATCTCAACAACAGTCACTCCATCAGCCAGCCATGAAATCTTTCCTTGAAAATGTCATGCCCCACCCTACACCTGAGCTGCAAAAAGGGCCATCACCAATAAATTCTTTCAGCAACTTTCCTATAG gcttGAACTCAAACTTGAATGTAAATATGGATATGAACAGTATTAAAGAGCCACAGTCAAGACTAAGGAAGTGGACTACAGTGGACAGCATTTCTGTGAATACATCTTTGGATCAAAACTCCAGCAAACATG GTGCTATTTCAAGTGGTTTTAGGCTGGAAGAGTCTCCATTTGTTCCCTATGACTTCATGAACAGCAGTACTTCACCAGCCAGTCCTCCAGGTTCAGTGGGAGATGGCTGGCCACGTGCCAAATCGCCCAATGGCTCTAGCAGTGTTAATTGGCCACCAG AATTTCGCCCTGGTGAACCATGGAAAGGTTATCCAAACATTGACCCTGAAACTGACCCTTACGTCACTCCTGGCAGTGTCATAAACAATCTTTCAATTAATACTGTGCGGGAAGTTGACCACCTCAGGGACAGGAACAGTG GGTCATCCTCATCCTTGAACACCACGCTGCCTTCAACTAGTGCCTGGTCATCCATTCGTGCCTCCAACTACAACGTTCCCCTCAGCAGTACAGCACAAAGCACTTCAG CCAGAAATAGTGATTCCAAATTGACGTGGTCTCCGGGTTCAGTCACAAACACCTCTCTGGCCCATGAGCTGTGGAAGGTCCCTTTGCCACCTAAAAACATCACTGCTCCGTCCCGCCCACCCCCGGGGCTCACTGGTCAGAAGCCACCCTTGTCTACGTGGGATAATTCTCCCCTTCGTGTAGGTGGAGGATGGGGAAATTCTGATGCCAGGTATACCCCAG gGTCCAGCTGGGGTGAGAGCAGCTCAGGGAGAATAACAAATTGGCTTGTTCTAAAAAACCTTACACCTCAG ATTGATGGCTCAACTCTGCGCACCCTGTGCATGCAGCATGGCCCACTGATAACATTCCACCTGAACCTCCCACATGGAAATGCTTTGGTCCGTTACAGTTCAAAAGAAGAGGTAGTGAAGGCACAGAAGTCTCTGCACAT GTGTGTATTGGGGAACACTACTATTCTCGCTGAGTTTGCCAGTGAAGAGGAGATCAGTCGTTTCTTTGCACAAAGTCAGTCTCTGACCCCTTCTCCCGGCTGGCAGTCCCTTGGGTCTAGCCAGAGCCGGCTGGGCTCCCTCGACTGTTCCCACTCGTTCTCCAGCCGGACTGATCTCAATCACTGGAATGGTGCTGGGCTGGCGGGAACTAACTGTGGAGACCTTCATGGCACTTCCCTGTGGGGGACCCCACACTATTCCACAAGCCTGTGGGGTCCTCCAAGCAGCAGTGACCCCCGTGGAATGAGCAGCCCATCCCCCAttaatgcttttctttctgttgaccacctgggtggggctggagagtCCATGTGA
- the TNRC6A gene encoding trinucleotide repeat-containing gene 6A protein isoform X2, with product MRELEAKATKDVERNLSRDLVQEEEQLMEEKKKKKDDKKKKEAAQKKATEQKIKVPEQIKPSVSQPQPANSNNGTSTATSTNNNAKRATANSQQQPQPPQQQPQQPQLQQPQPQPPQALPRYPREVPPRFRHQEHKQLLKRGQHFPVIAANLGSAVKVLSSQSESSALTNQQPQNNGEVQNSKNQSDTNHNNTCGSHYENSHRGPVSSRSDSSTNCQDAVVNDSPEKEAWPLVPGSNPELASECMDADSASISESERNITIMASGSTGGEKDGLRNSIGLGSQNKFVVGGGSSNSVGRGSSTGPWGFSHGVVTSTCQVSVDAPENKSESSNNRVSAWGTVSSSSNGGVNPSTLTSVSNHGAWPVLENSGLALKGPVGSGSSSINVQCSTIGQMSNNQSINSKVGGSSTHGTWGSLQETCESEVSGTQKISFSGQPQNITTEITGPNNTTNFMTSSLPNSGSVQNNELPSNTGAWRVSTMNHPQIQAPSVMNGTSLSHLSNGESKSAGSYGTTWGAYGSNYSGDKCSSPNGQANGDTVNATLMQPGINGPVGTNFQVNTNKGGGVWESGATNSQSLSWGSGNGANSGGSRRGWGTPAQNTGTNVPSVEWSKLPGNQHSSDSANGNGKKFTNGWNSTEEEDQGSATSQTNEQNSVWAKTGGTVDSEGSTESTGRLEEKVTGETQSRDRRKIDQHTLLQSIVNRTDLDPRVLSNSGWGQTPIKQNTAWDTEMSPRGERKTDNGTEAWGSSATQTFNSGACIDKTSPNSNDTSSASGWGDPKPALRWGDSKGSNCQGGWEDDSAATGMVKSNQWGNCKEEKSTWNDSQKNKQGWGDGQKPNQGWSVSASDNWGDTSRSDHWGEANKKSSSGGSDSDRSVSGWNELGKTSSFTWGNNINPNNSSGWDESSKPNSSQGWGDPPKVSQSLGWGDLAKPVSSPDWNKQPDIVGSWGVPSAPGKPSGTGWLGGPIPAPTKEEEPTGWEEPSPESIRRKMEIDDGTSAWGDPSKYNYKNVNMWNKNVPSGGSRSDQQAQVHQLLPSASAISTPETGGSSGWGEPWGEPSTPATTVDNGTSAWGKPIDSGPSWGEPIAVASNTSTWGSSSVGPQALSKSGPKSMQDGWCGEDMPLPGNRPTGWEEEEDVEIGMWNSNSSQELNSSLNWPPYTKKMSSKGMMKGGNKQEEAWINPFVKQFSNISFSRDSPEENVQSNKMDLPGGMLQDKRMDIDKHSLNIGDYNRTVGKGPGSRPQISKESSMERSPYFDKNGNPSMFGVGNTAAQPRGLQQPPAQPLSSSQPNLRAQVPPPLLSPQVPVSLLKYAPNNGGLNPLFGPQQVAVLNQLSQLNQLSQISQLQRLLAQQQRTQSQRSVPSGNRQQQDQQGRPLSVQQQMMQQSRQLDPNLLVKQQTPPSQQQSLHQPAMKSFLENVMPHPTPELQKGPSPINSFSNFPIGLNSNLNVNMDMNSIKEPQSRLRKWTTVDSISVNTSLDQNSSKHGAISSGFRLEESPFVPYDFMNSSTSPASPPGSVGDGWPRAKSPNGSSSVNWPPEFRPGEPWKGYPNIDPETDPYVTPGSVINNLSINTVREVDHLRDRNSGSSSSLNTTLPSTSAWSSIRASNYNVPLSSTAQSTSARNSDSKLTWSPGSVTNTSLAHELWKVPLPPKNITAPSRPPPGLTGQKPPLSTWDNSPLRVGGGWGNSDARYTPGSSWGESSSGRITNWLVLKNLTPQIDGSTLRTLCMQHGPLITFHLNLPHGNALVRYSSKEEVVKAQKSLHMCVLGNTTILAEFASEEEISRFFAQSQSLTPSPGWQSLGSSQSRLGSLDCSHSFSSRTDLNHWNGAGLAGTNCGDLHGTSLWGTPHYSTSLWGPPSSSDPRGMSSPSPINAFLSVDHLGGAGESM from the exons aTACAAACCATAATAACACTTGTGGATCTCATTATGAAAATTCCCATCGGGGACCTGTGTCTTCTAGGAGTGACTCTAGCACAAACTGTCAGGATGCTGTTGTAAACGACTCCCCTGAAAAAGAAGCATGGCCCTTGGTCCCTGGCAGTAATCCAGAGTTGGCTTCAGAATGTATGGATGCTGATTCCGCCTCCATTTctgaatcagaaagaaacatCACTATCATGGCTTCAGGGAGCACAGGTGGTGAAAAAGATGGTCTTCGCAACAGTATTGGACTTGGCTCCCAAAACAAATTTGTGgttggtggtggcagcagcaatAGCGTGGGCCGTGGAAGCAGTACTGGGCCCTGGGGCTTCTCCCATGGAGTTGTAACAAGCACATGTCAGGTCTCTGTGGATGCTCCTGAAAACAAGTCAGAAAGTAGCAACAATAGAGTCAGTGCTTGGGGCACTGTAAGCTCTTCATCAAATGGAGGGGTAAATCCAAGCACTTTGACTTCAGTTAGCAACCATGGTGCCTGGCCAGTATTAGAGAACAGTGGACTTGCCCTAAAAGGGCCTGTAGGGAGTGGTAGCTCTAGCATCAATGTTCAGTGCAGTACCATAGGCCAGATGTCTAACAATCAGAGTATTAACTCTAAAGTGGGTGGCTCTTCTACCCATGGTACCTGGGGAAGCCTTCAGGAAACTTGTGAATCTGAAGTAAGTGGTACACAGAAGATTTCATTCAGTGGTCAGCCTCAGAATATCACCACTGAAATAACTGGACCAAATAACACTACTAACTTTATGACCTCTAGTTTACCAAACTCTGGTTCAGTACAGAATAATGAACTGCCTAGTAACACGGGGGCCTGGCGTGTGAGCACAATGAATCATCCTCAGATACAGGCCCCATCGGTTATGAATGGCACTTCCCTTTCTCACCTTAGCAATGGAGAGTCAAAAAGTGCAGGCTCTTATGGTACTACATGGGGTGCCTATGGTTCTAACTACTCTGGAGACAAATGTTCAAGTCCTAACGGCCAAGCTAATGGTGACACTGTGAATGCAACTCTAATGCAGCCTGGCATAAATGGGCCTGTGGGCACTAACTTTCAAGTTAACACAAATAAAGGAGGAGGCGTATGGGAGTCTGGGGCCACAAATTCCCAGAGTCTATCCTGGGGAAGTGGAAATGGTGCAAACTCTGGAGGGAGTCGAAGAGGCTGGGGAACTCCTGCACAAAACACTGGCACTAATGTACCCAGCGTGGAGTGGAGCAAACTGCCTGGCAATCAGCATTCCAGTGACAGTGCAAATGGCAATGGTAAGAAGTTTACAAATGGATGGAATTCTACTGAGGAAGAGGATCAGGGTTCTGCCACATCTcagacaaatgagcaaaacagtgTGTGGGCCAAAACAGGAGGTACAGTGGACAGTGAAGGTAGTACCGAAAGCACTGGACGCCTCGAGGAAAAAGTCACTGGGGAGACTCAGAGTAGAGATAGAAGAAAAATTGATCAGCACACATTACTCCAAAGCATTGTTAACAGAACTGACTTAGATCCACGTGTCCTGTCCAATTCTGGTTGGGGACAGACTCCTATTAAGCAGAATACTGCCTGGGATACCGAGATGTCAcctagaggggaaagaaagactgACAATGGGACAGAGGCCTGGGGGAGCTCTGCAACACAGACTTTTAACTCAGGGGCATGTATAGACAAGACTAGCCCTAACAGTAATGATACCTCATCTGCATCGGGGTGGGGAGATCCCAAACCTGCTCTGAGGTGGGGAGATTCCAAAGGCTCAAACTgccaggggggatgggaagaTGATTCTGCTGCTACAGGAATGGTCAAGAGCAATCAGTGGGGGAATTGCAAAGAAGAAAAGTCCACATGGAATGATTCGCAAAAGAACAAACAAGGCTGGGGTGATGGACAAAAACCAAACCAAGGGTGGTCCGTTTCTGCCAGTGATAACTGGGGAGATACGTCAAGGAGTGACCATTGGGGTGAGGCTAACAAGAAGTCTAGCTCAGGAGGTAGTGACAGTGACAGGTCTGTTTCTGGGTGGAATGAACTTGGGAAAACTAGTTCTTTTACTTGGGGAAATAATATAAATCCAAATAATTCATCAGGATGGGATGAATCTTCTAAACCTAACTCTTCCCAGGGATGGGGAGATCCTCCGAAGGTTAGTCAGTCGCTGGGTTGGGGAGATTTGGCAAAGCCAGTTAGCTCTCCAGACTGGAACAAGCAACCAGACATTGTTGGGTCTTGGGGAGTCCCTTCAGCTCCAGGCAAACCCTCTGGTACAGGCTGGCTGGGGGGACCTATTCCAGCCCCAACAAAAGAAGAAGAACCCACAGGCTGGGAGGAACCATCCCCAGAGTCCATACGACGCAAAATGGAAATTGATGATGGAACCTCAGCTTGGGGAGATCCCAGCAAATACAACTACAAGAATGTGAACATGTGGAACAAAAATGTCCCAAGTGGTGGCAGCCGCTCAGACCAGCAAGCACAGGTGCACCAGCTGCTGCCATCTGCAAGTGCCATCTCAACCCCAGAGACAGGCGGTAGCTCTG GCTGGGGTGAGCCCTGGGGGGAGCCTTCTACTCCAGCCACAACTGTGGATAATGGTACTTCAGCATGGGGTAAACCCATAGACAGTGGTCCCAGCTGGGGGGAACCCATTGCTGTGGCATCCAACACATCCACGTGGGGCTCCAGCTCTGTTGGTCCACAAGCGTTAAGCAAATCTG GGCCAAAATCTATGCAAGATGGCTGGTGTGGTGAAGATATGCCATTGCCTGGAAATCGCCCCACTggctgggaagaggaagaggatgtggagaTTGGAATGTGGAATAGTAATTCTTCTCAAGAGCTTAACTCATCTTTAAATTGGCCACCATATACAAAGAAAATGTCATCGAAG ggaATGATGAAGGgtggaaacaaacaagaagaagcATGGATAAATCCATTTGTTAAACAGTTTTCAAATATCAGTTTTTCG AGAGACTCACCAGAAGAAAATGTGCAGAGCAATAAGATGGACCTTCCTGGAG GAATGTTACAAGACAAACGAATGGACATAGATAAACATAGCCTAAATATTGGTGATTACAATCGAACGGTCGGGAAAGGCCCTGGTTCTCGGCCTCAGATTTCCAAAGAGTCTTCCATGGAGCGCAGTCCTTATTTTGATAAg AATGGCAATCCCAGTATGTTTGGTGTTGGAAACACAGCAGCACAACCCCGGGGCCTGCAGCAGCCTCCAGCACAGCCTCTCAGTTCATCGCAGCCTAATCTCCGTGCTCAAGTGcctcctccattactctcccctcaG GTTCCAGTTTCGTTGCTGAAGTATGCACCAAACAACGGTGGCCTGAATCCGCTCTTTGGCCCTCAACAGGTAGCCGTGCTGAACCAGCTATCCCAACTAAACCAGCTTTCTCAGATCTCCCAGTTACAG CGGTTGTTAGCACAGCAGCAAAGGACGCAGAGTCAGAGAAGCGTGCCTTCTGGGAACCGGCAGCAGCAAGACCAGCAG gGTCGGCCTCTTAGTGTACAGCAGCAGATGATGCAACAGTCTCGTCAACTTGATCCAAACCTGTTGGTGAAGCAGCAGACACCGCCATCTCAACAACAGTCACTCCATCAGCCAGCCATGAAATCTTTCCTTGAAAATGTCATGCCCCACCCTACACCTGAGCTGCAAAAAGGGCCATCACCAATAAATTCTTTCAGCAACTTTCCTATAG gcttGAACTCAAACTTGAATGTAAATATGGATATGAACAGTATTAAAGAGCCACAGTCAAGACTAAGGAAGTGGACTACAGTGGACAGCATTTCTGTGAATACATCTTTGGATCAAAACTCCAGCAAACATG GTGCTATTTCAAGTGGTTTTAGGCTGGAAGAGTCTCCATTTGTTCCCTATGACTTCATGAACAGCAGTACTTCACCAGCCAGTCCTCCAGGTTCAGTGGGAGATGGCTGGCCACGTGCCAAATCGCCCAATGGCTCTAGCAGTGTTAATTGGCCACCAG AATTTCGCCCTGGTGAACCATGGAAAGGTTATCCAAACATTGACCCTGAAACTGACCCTTACGTCACTCCTGGCAGTGTCATAAACAATCTTTCAATTAATACTGTGCGGGAAGTTGACCACCTCAGGGACAGGAACAGTG GGTCATCCTCATCCTTGAACACCACGCTGCCTTCAACTAGTGCCTGGTCATCCATTCGTGCCTCCAACTACAACGTTCCCCTCAGCAGTACAGCACAAAGCACTTCAG CCAGAAATAGTGATTCCAAATTGACGTGGTCTCCGGGTTCAGTCACAAACACCTCTCTGGCCCATGAGCTGTGGAAGGTCCCTTTGCCACCTAAAAACATCACTGCTCCGTCCCGCCCACCCCCGGGGCTCACTGGTCAGAAGCCACCCTTGTCTACGTGGGATAATTCTCCCCTTCGTGTAGGTGGAGGATGGGGAAATTCTGATGCCAGGTATACCCCAG gGTCCAGCTGGGGTGAGAGCAGCTCAGGGAGAATAACAAATTGGCTTGTTCTAAAAAACCTTACACCTCAG ATTGATGGCTCAACTCTGCGCACCCTGTGCATGCAGCATGGCCCACTGATAACATTCCACCTGAACCTCCCACATGGAAATGCTTTGGTCCGTTACAGTTCAAAAGAAGAGGTAGTGAAGGCACAGAAGTCTCTGCACAT GTGTGTATTGGGGAACACTACTATTCTCGCTGAGTTTGCCAGTGAAGAGGAGATCAGTCGTTTCTTTGCACAAAGTCAGTCTCTGACCCCTTCTCCCGGCTGGCAGTCCCTTGGGTCTAGCCAGAGCCGGCTGGGCTCCCTCGACTGTTCCCACTCGTTCTCCAGCCGGACTGATCTCAATCACTGGAATGGTGCTGGGCTGGCGGGAACTAACTGTGGAGACCTTCATGGCACTTCCCTGTGGGGGACCCCACACTATTCCACAAGCCTGTGGGGTCCTCCAAGCAGCAGTGACCCCCGTGGAATGAGCAGCCCATCCCCCAttaatgcttttctttctgttgaccacctgggtggggctggagagtCCATGTGA